Part of the Novosphingobium sp. ZN18A2 genome, GCGTTGTTGGCGCCGGGCTGCTGGACGACCGTGATCATGCCGCTGTCGCTTTTTGTCACCTTGTAGCCCTGCCGCCGCGCAGAGGCGGGATTGGCCAGCAGGCGCGCGCCCAGCCCTTCGCCCTTCACGATTGATTGCGGCACGGTCCACGTGGGGTTGAAGATCACCCCCTGCACCGTTTCGGCCAGCTGCGGTGTGGCGGTGCGGCCCGGCTTGCCCACGATCGTCTTGTACGTGGTGATGATCTTGTTGTTCACCGTAAGCCGCAGCATCTCTTCGGGCACGTTGGTAATCAGGTATTGCAGGCCCAGGTCTTGCGGCAGCCACCGCCAGCGGTCCATGTTGATGCGGATCAGCGCCTTTGTCTTCGGGTCTTTCGTTTCGGCCAGCTTCGCCTTCAGCGCCGCATAGTCCGGGTTCGTCGGGTCCAGTTCCGTCAGCGCACCCTTGATGTCATGCATTTCCAGCGCGTGGGCGAGCACGACCGACGTGGGATCGTTGTCCGCATCGGGATCGAACACGAACCACTGGATGCGGTCGTCCATCGGCGTGCGCCCGTCGCGCAGGTCTTCCACCAGCCACGAGAACAGCCGGGTTGCGGTGGCGTTCAGCGCATCGCCTTCCCCCGCGGCAATCGCTTCGGCCAGTGCCGTCGGCTCGTAATCCTTGGGGAACAGACCTTCCGCGCCGATGCCTCGGATCGCCGCCAGAAGCTGTTTCGCGTCGCCAAGCGACCAGTGCGGCGGCGGAGGCGGCGGACCTTGAAGTTCGGGCGGCGTCACGCCGGGAATCGGCTGGATCACCGGCACGGACGTCGCCTGCGGCTGGGGCGCGGTGTCTCCGGGCGCGGCGTTGGCGGCCTGCTTCGTCTGCTGCGGCTTGGCCTGTTCCACCTCGCCTTGCCGGTCGGTTGCCGCCTGCTGCGCCGTGGCGGTCAGGTCCACCGGGCCTTGCTGCCGCGCGAAAGCGGGCGCAGCCGTAAGCGCCGTGCCGGCAACAAGGGCGGCGATGCTGGCCGCGCGCAAGGAAACGATCCTGTTCATGTGGTCGCAAAAATCCTGTTGCCGCCAAAAGGTCAAACGCCTGCGGGCGGTCCGTATCTCCACGCCCCGAATAACCCGAGGCTTCAGCCAGTATCAAGCATGGCGGCTGAAGCCCCGCTGAATCGCCCGCGCGCAGACCGCGACCGATCGCGTCAGGCGCGACTTCGCGCATGACAGCCCGGCCCGCACCGCAGTAGGGCACGCAGGTGCCAAGCCTTCCGCGCCAGTCCCTGCCGATTCTCGCCGCGATCCTGGGGCTGGGCACCTATGGCGTGATGGACGGCTTCATGAAGGCCGCCGCAATCGCCGCCGGGGCATATAGCGCGACCTTTTTCCGCAACATGATAGGCGCGGGAATCATGGCCGGGCCGTGGTTGTGGCGGGCGCGTTCGCTGCCCGGCCCTGACGCCTTGCGCATCCACGCCCTGCGCGGCGCGGTTACGGGCGTCATGGCCGTGCTGTTCTTCTATGGACTGGCGCGCACGCCGATGGCCGAAGCGATGGGCCTGACATTCACCGCCCCGCTGGTCGCGCTCTATCTTGCCGCCGCGCTGCTGCACGAACCCGTGGGCGGCCGCGCGATCGCAGGCTCACTGCTTGCGCTCGGAGGCGTGGGCGTGATCGCGCAGGGCAAGTTCACCGGCGCCTATGACGCGGAAAGCGTGAAGGGGCTGGGCGCGATACTGGTTTCGTCGATGCTCTATGCGGTCAACCTCGTGCTCCAGCGCAAGCAGGCACAACTGGCCGCACCGCAGGAAATCGCGTTTTTCCAGGCGCTGTTCGTCACCGCATTCCTGGGCCTTGGCGCGCCGCTGCTTGCCCATGTCCCGTCTTCCGAAACTTGGGGCTATATTGTCGCGGGCGCGGCGCTGGCGGGCATTTCGCAACTTTTGCTCAGCTGGGCCTATGCCCGCGCAGAGGCGCAAGTGCTGGTGCCGATGGAATATACCGCCTTCGTCTGGGCCGCGCTGGTCGGCTGGATCGGATTCGCAGAACCGCTGACATGGCGCACGCTGGCCGGGGTGGCGCTGATCGTGGCGGGCTGTCTCCATGCCGCGCGAAAGGTGCGCGTTCCGGCCTGACCATACCCGTCCGCAGGGCAATTTCATGGCGCGGGCGCGGCCTGAAAGGCAACGTCCCGCCGTTTTGGCGCTTCTCCGCGCAGATTTAGACCCCCGGCCACCTTGACGGATCGCACTTAACCGCGCATCGCGGCGGCGAAAATTCGGGCCGTCCGCAAATCCCGGCACCCGATGTGCGATGCCCGCCCCCGGCGCGGCTTCCCCCGCACTCGGCACCGGGCATGCGCGCGGCACAATCTGCAACGAAGGGAACCCCCGCAGCCATGACCCAGGTCGGACAGGACACTCTCGGCACCCGCAGCACGATGACCGTCGGCGGCAAGACCTATGCGTATTACTCGCTCAAGAAGGCGGCGGAGAAGCTGGGCGACGTTTCGCGCCTACCCTTCTCCATGAAAGTGCTGCTGGAAAACCTGCTGCGCTTCGAGGACGGCGGCTTCACCGTTTCGGCCGACGACATCCAGGCGATTGCCGACTGGCAGAAAGACCCCAAGTCCAGCCGCGAGATCCAGTATCGTCCCGCGCGCGTGCTGATGCAGGACTTCACCGGCGTGCCCTGCGTGGTTGACCTTGCCGCAATGCGCGACGCGATCAGGGCGCTGGGCGGCGAAACCGCGAAGATCAATCCGCAGGTTCCCGTGCACCTTGTGATCGACCACTCCGTGATGGTGGACGAGTTCGGCACGCCCAAGGCTTTTGAGCACAACGTGGAGCTGGAATACCAGCGCAACGCCGAACGCTATGACTTCCTGAAGTGGGGATCGAAGAGCCTCGACAACTTCAAGGCCGTGCCTCCGGGCACCGGCATCTGCCACCAGGTGAACCTTGAACACATCGGCCGCGGCGTGTGGTCCAGCAAGGATGCCGACGGCAACGAGGTCGCCTATCCCGACACCTGCGTGGGCACCGACAGCCACACCACGATGATCAACGGCCTGGGCGTTCTGGGCTGGGGCGTTGGCGGAATCGAGGCGGAAGCCGCGATGCTGGGCCAGCCGGTCTCGATGCTGATCCCCGAAGTCGTGGGCTTCAAGCTGACCGGCAAGCTGGCCGAAGGCGTGACCGCGACCGACCTTGTGCTCACCTGCACGCAGATGTTGCGCGCCAAGGGCGTGGTGGGCAAGTTCGTCGAATACTTCGGTGACGGCCTTGCCACCCTTTCGCTGGCCGACCGCGCGACGCTGGCCAACATGGCGCCCGAATACGGCGCGACCTGCGGCTTCTTCGGCATCGACGACAAGACGCTGGATTACATGCGCCTGACCGGCCGCGACGAAGGCCAGATCGCGCTGGTCGAAGCCTATGCGAAGGAACAGGGCTTCTGGCACGACGCATCGCACCCCGATCCGGTGTTCACCGACACGCTGGAACTGGACATGGGCACGGTCGTCCCCTCGCTCGCCGGTCCCAAGCGCCCGCAGGACAAGGTCGTGCTGACCGAAGTGGACGACAGCTTCAACGGCGATCTTGAAAAGGTCTACAAGAAGAAGGCCACGCGCGTTGCGGTGGAAGGCCGCGACCACGACATCGGCGATGGCGACGTGGTGATCGCCGCGATCACGAGCTGCACCAACACGTCCAACCCCGGCGTGCTGATCGCAGCCGGTCTTGTCGCCCAGAAGGCCGACGAAAAGGGCATGAAGCCCAAGCCCTGGGTGAAGACCAGCCTCGCCCCCGGATCGCAGGTGGTTACCGACTACCTGACCAAGTCGGGCCTGCAGGAGCATCTCGACAACATCGGGTTCAACCTTGTCGGCTATGGCTGCACCACCTGCATCGGCAACTCCGGCCCGCTGGCCGAACCGATCAGCAAGGCGATCAACGGCAACGACATCGTCGCCGCCAGCGTCCTTTCGGGCAACCGCAACTTCGAAGGACGCGTTTCGCCCGACGTGCGCGCGAACTTCCTCGCTTCGCCGCCGCTGGTCGTCGCCTATGCGCTGAAGGGCACGGTCACCGAAGACTTCACCACCACCCCGATCGGGCAGGACAAGGACGGCAACGACGTGATGCTGGCCGACATCTGGCCTTCGAACGAGGAAGTGGCCCACGTGATGGCCGGCGCGGTGACGCGCGACATGTTCCAGGCCCGCTATGCCGACGTCTACAAGGGTGACGAGCACTGGCAGGCGATCAACGTGACGGGTTCGGAAACCTATCAGTGGCGCTCTGGCTCCACCTATGTCGCCAACCCGCCCTACTTCGAGGGCATGGAGATGACCCCGGCGCCGGTGGGCGACATCGTCGCCGCCAAGCCGCTGCTGGTGCTGGGCGATTCGGTCACCACCGATCACATCAGCCCGGCCGGTTCGATCAAGGCCGATTCCCCCGCGGGCAAGTGGCTGATGGACCGCCAGGTCGCGCCTGCGGACTTCAACTCCTACGGCTCGCGCCGTGGCCACCACGAAGTGATGATGCGCGGCACTTTCGCCAACATCCGCATCCGCAACGAGATGGTGCCCGGCACCGAAGGCGGCTTCTCGCGCTTCGATGGCGAGACCATGCCGGTCTACGACGTGGCGATGAAGTACAAGGAGCAGGGCACGCCGCTGGTGGTCGTGGCCGGCAAGGAATACGGCACCGGCTCCAGCCGTGACTGGGCGGCCAAGGGCACCAACCTGCTGGGCGTTCGCGCCGTGATCGTGGAAAGCTTCGAGCGCATCCACCGTTCGAACCTGGTCGGCATGGGCGTGCTTCCGTTGCAGTTCAAGGACGGCGATACGCGCCAGTCGCTGGGCCTGACCGGTGACGACGCCTTCACGATCAAGGGCGTTGCCAGCCTGCAGCCGCGCCAGGATGTGGAAGTGGAAGTGACCCGTCCGGACGGTTCGACCTTCACCTTCACCGCGCTGTGCCGCATCGATACCGCCAACGAACTGGAATACTTCATGAACGGCGGCATCCTGCAATACGTGCTGCGCAAGCTGGCAGCCTGAACAAAGGCGCCGCCCCCGCCCGATGGCGCGGGGCGGCGGCCGCTGCCGGGTTTTTCAGGATCCCACAAACGAAAAGGGCGGCCCCTTGCGGGAGCCGCCCTTTTTGCTGGGAACGAAAGCCCGGTTACTTCGCCGCCGCAGCCTTCTTCGCGCCGCGGCGCTGGCGGGCGACGAGCATCGCCGCACCCGCGCCGAACAGCAGGATCATCGGCGGTTCGGGCACTTCGGTAGGCGGTCCGCCAGAAGACGAGGTTGACCCGCCCGAACTGGAAGACGTGCTGGACGAGGTAGAGCTGGAAGACGACGTCGACGAACTGGACGACGTGGACCCGCCGCTCGACGATCCGCCCGAGCTGGACGTGGACGACGATGACGACCCCGACGAGGAGGAACTGGTAGAGGTAGAGCTGCTCATGCCGCCGCTGCTCGTGGCCCCGCCGCTCGACGACGATGAACTGGACGAGGACGAAGACGACGAGGAACTCGACGAAGAGCTGGATGAGGACGAGCTTGAGCTCGAGACATTGCCGCTCGACGTGGAAACATTGCCAGACGAAGTGCTGACGTTACCGGACGACGTGGACACGTTACCCGACGAGGTCGAGACGTTGCCGCTGGACGTGGAAACGTTGCCGCTCGACGTAGAGGTGCTGCTCGTCACCCCGCCTGTCGAGGTCGAGACGTTGCCCGAAGAGGTCGTGGAACTGATCCCGCCGGTGGAGGTGGACGTGGAACCGCCGGTGCTGGTCAACCCGCCGGTCGACGTGGAAGTCGATCCGCCCGAGCTTGAGGTGGACGTCGATCCGGTAGAGGTGGACGAGACGACAACGCTGCCGCCGCCACCGCCGCCACCGAAGAAGCCGCCGAAAAATCCGCCGCCGAAGCCGCCGTTGAATCCGCCGCCGCCGATCACGACCGGCACCGTGGCACCACCGCCCGAATAGGGCTGCTGCGGGGGCGCGGGCGGCATATAGGGCACGGGCACCATCGCCATCTGCGGCTGCGGCGCTTCGCACGTTTTCGTCACGGTTTTCTTCACGATCCGCCGGGCGCGGTGCACCTTGCGCGGGGCTTCGCGCCGCGCGACATGGCGCTTCACCTTGGTGCGCTTCACCTTCACCGGCTTCACGTGGTGGATTTCCTGGTTCGAGGGCGTTTCCGACACGTGGACCGCACCGCCGCCGAGCATCGCTCCGCCGGCCGCGCAAGCCATCAGTTTCGCCATTGCCGCTTTCATCGACATACTCGTCGCCCTCGTTGCTTCTCGCCAGGGGAGCGATAGGCGGAACGCAGTTAAAGGCGTCCTTTCACCTGCCCCTGTTCGTGCCAGCAACGCAGAACCCGCGCGAAGGAACAATGGCGTTAACCGCGTTTAGGCCATTGTAAGGCTGGAAAAATCACGCAAAGACTGTCCCACGCGGCACAGTGTCCCGATATGGAACCGAAATCGGGGTGCGTGTTAACCTTGGCGGCTTACTTGCCGCCGTCGAACAGCCCGGCCTGCCCGCCCGAAGGCGCGCTGAGTCCCAGGTGCTGCCAGCCGCGATCGTTCAGGCAGCGCCCCCTTGCGGTGCGCGCGACCAGGCCAAGCTGGATCAGGTAGGGTTCGATCACGTCTTCGATCGTGTCGCGCGGTTCCGAAAGGCCGGCGGCCAGCGTTTCCACGCCCACCGGACCGCCTTTATAGATATCCGCGATCATGGTGAGATAGCGCCTGTCCTGCGCGTCCAGCCCCAGCGAATCCACTTCCAGCCGGGTCAGTGCATCGTCCGCGACGGCGCTGGTCACGGTGCTGTTTCCAGCCACGTGCGCAAAATCGCGCACCCGGCGCAGCAGCCGTCCGGCAACGCGCGGCGTCCCGCGTGCGCGCCGCGCAATCTCTGTCGCGCCGCCCTTGTCCATACCGATACCCAGCAGCGCCGCCCCGCGCGATACCACGCGTTCCAGTTCGGGCACGGTATAGAAGTTCAGCCGCACCGGTATGCCGAAACGGTCGCGCAGCGGCGTGGTGAGCAGCCCTTGCCGCGTCGTGGCGCCGATCAGCGTAAATTCGGGCAGGTCGATCCGCACCGACCGGGCGGACGGGCCTTCACCGATGATAAGATCGAGCGCGCGGTCCTCCATCGCCGGATAGAGCACTTCCTCCACCACCGGATTCAGCCGGTGAATCTCGTCGATGAACAGGACGTCGCCCGCCTCAAGGTTTGTAAGGATTGCCGCAAGATCGCCCGACTTGGCGATCACCGGCCCGCTGGTGGCGCGAAAGCCCACGCCCAGTTCGCGCGCAACGATCTGGGCAAGCGTGGTCTTGCCAAGGCCGGGCGGGCCGAAGAACAGCGTGTGGTCCATCGCTTCGCCGCGCGACTTCGCGCTTTCGATGAAAACGCGCAGGTTGTCCTTCGCCGCCGCCTGACCCACGAAATCGGCAAGCGACTTCGGCCGCAGCGCGGCATCGGGGTCTTCGGCCCGGCGCGCGGGGGACATCAGGCGGTCGTCTTCGTCCATTCTTGCGTCAGTGCACCGTCACGGGATCAGGTGATAGCCCTGCTGTTGCAGCAGGGTTTCGGCCGTCATCGCGGAAAGCGCCATCTTCACGCCGGGCAGCAGGTCCGCCTTGGCGATGCCCAGCGCGGCGGAGCTTTGCCCGCAGATATAAATCTTCACGCCATGGGCCAGAAGCGCGGCGATAATCGGGGCGTTGGGGTTCTCCTTGCCCGGATATTTCTTTGCATAGGCCGCCGCGTTCGTCACATCGAACCCCGCCGTGCCGTGAACGACCAGCGCCACTTGCACATAGTCTTCGGGCACGCCGGCGGCGACGTTCATGTTGATATAGCGCCCGATGCTGTCGAACGTGCGGTTGACCTTGCCCGGATCGGCGCCCTTGCCTTCCTCGAACATGGCTTTCAGCACGGTTCCCGGCGGAATGGGCATATCGCTTTCGACATCGGCGATCTTGCCGAAGTCCTTGAAAACCGGGCCTTCGTGGAACTTCGACATGTCCTGCGCCATCGCCGGGCTGGCCGCGAATGCCGCCGCGGCAAGCGCCGCGATCATCAGCTTGTGCATCGTGTTTGTCCCCTTCCTGGTCGGGCATCCCCTCGCCCGGTCCGTCCCCGCATCGAAGCCCATCAGCCCGCCGCCTTGCGCAAGGCGAGGCGGACAAGATCGTCCAGCGGCGCGCCATCGCCCAGTTCGCCCATCGCATGCGCGACGGCGGCAGAGGCTATCGCCGGTTTGAAACCCAGGTTTTCCAGTGCGGAGACGGCATCGGCGCTGGCCGATCC contains:
- the ruvB gene encoding Holliday junction branch migration DNA helicase RuvB — its product is MDEDDRLMSPARRAEDPDAALRPKSLADFVGQAAAKDNLRVFIESAKSRGEAMDHTLFFGPPGLGKTTLAQIVARELGVGFRATSGPVIAKSGDLAAILTNLEAGDVLFIDEIHRLNPVVEEVLYPAMEDRALDLIIGEGPSARSVRIDLPEFTLIGATTRQGLLTTPLRDRFGIPVRLNFYTVPELERVVSRGAALLGIGMDKGGATEIARRARGTPRVAGRLLRRVRDFAHVAGNSTVTSAVADDALTRLEVDSLGLDAQDRRYLTMIADIYKGGPVGVETLAAGLSEPRDTIEDVIEPYLIQLGLVARTARGRCLNDRGWQHLGLSAPSGGQAGLFDGGK
- a CDS encoding DMT family transporter; this encodes MPSLPRQSLPILAAILGLGTYGVMDGFMKAAAIAAGAYSATFFRNMIGAGIMAGPWLWRARSLPGPDALRIHALRGAVTGVMAVLFFYGLARTPMAEAMGLTFTAPLVALYLAAALLHEPVGGRAIAGSLLALGGVGVIAQGKFTGAYDAESVKGLGAILVSSMLYAVNLVLQRKQAQLAAPQEIAFFQALFVTAFLGLGAPLLAHVPSSETWGYIVAGAALAGISQLLLSWAYARAEAQVLVPMEYTAFVWAALVGWIGFAEPLTWRTLAGVALIVAGCLHAARKVRVPA
- a CDS encoding PEP-CTERM sorting domain-containing protein (PEP-CTERM proteins occur, often in large numbers, in the proteomes of bacteria that also encode an exosortase, a predicted intramembrane cysteine proteinase. The presence of a PEP-CTERM domain at a protein's C-terminus predicts cleavage within the sorting domain, followed by covalent anchoring to some some component of the (usually Gram-negative) cell surface. Many PEP-CTERM proteins exhibit an unusual sequence composition that includes large numbers of potential glycosylation sites. Expression of one such protein has been shown restore the ability of a bacterium to form floc, a type of biofilm.), which gives rise to MPEPPMILLFGAGAAMLVARQRRGAKKAAAAK
- the acnA gene encoding aconitate hydratase AcnA, with the translated sequence MTQVGQDTLGTRSTMTVGGKTYAYYSLKKAAEKLGDVSRLPFSMKVLLENLLRFEDGGFTVSADDIQAIADWQKDPKSSREIQYRPARVLMQDFTGVPCVVDLAAMRDAIRALGGETAKINPQVPVHLVIDHSVMVDEFGTPKAFEHNVELEYQRNAERYDFLKWGSKSLDNFKAVPPGTGICHQVNLEHIGRGVWSSKDADGNEVAYPDTCVGTDSHTTMINGLGVLGWGVGGIEAEAAMLGQPVSMLIPEVVGFKLTGKLAEGVTATDLVLTCTQMLRAKGVVGKFVEYFGDGLATLSLADRATLANMAPEYGATCGFFGIDDKTLDYMRLTGRDEGQIALVEAYAKEQGFWHDASHPDPVFTDTLELDMGTVVPSLAGPKRPQDKVVLTEVDDSFNGDLEKVYKKKATRVAVEGRDHDIGDGDVVIAAITSCTNTSNPGVLIAAGLVAQKADEKGMKPKPWVKTSLAPGSQVVTDYLTKSGLQEHLDNIGFNLVGYGCTTCIGNSGPLAEPISKAINGNDIVAASVLSGNRNFEGRVSPDVRANFLASPPLVVAYALKGTVTEDFTTTPIGQDKDGNDVMLADIWPSNEEVAHVMAGAVTRDMFQARYADVYKGDEHWQAINVTGSETYQWRSGSTYVANPPYFEGMEMTPAPVGDIVAAKPLLVLGDSVTTDHISPAGSIKADSPAGKWLMDRQVAPADFNSYGSRRGHHEVMMRGTFANIRIRNEMVPGTEGGFSRFDGETMPVYDVAMKYKEQGTPLVVVAGKEYGTGSSRDWAAKGTNLLGVRAVIVESFERIHRSNLVGMGVLPLQFKDGDTRQSLGLTGDDAFTIKGVASLQPRQDVEVEVTRPDGSTFTFTALCRIDTANELEYFMNGGILQYVLRKLAA
- a CDS encoding DsrE family protein, with protein sequence MHKLMIAALAAAAFAASPAMAQDMSKFHEGPVFKDFGKIADVESDMPIPPGTVLKAMFEEGKGADPGKVNRTFDSIGRYINMNVAAGVPEDYVQVALVVHGTAGFDVTNAAAYAKKYPGKENPNAPIIAALLAHGVKIYICGQSSAALGIAKADLLPGVKMALSAMTAETLLQQQGYHLIP
- a CDS encoding L,D-transpeptidase family protein, with translation MNRIVSLRAASIAALVAGTALTAAPAFARQQGPVDLTATAQQAATDRQGEVEQAKPQQTKQAANAAPGDTAPQPQATSVPVIQPIPGVTPPELQGPPPPPPHWSLGDAKQLLAAIRGIGAEGLFPKDYEPTALAEAIAAGEGDALNATATRLFSWLVEDLRDGRTPMDDRIQWFVFDPDADNDPTSVVLAHALEMHDIKGALTELDPTNPDYAALKAKLAETKDPKTKALIRINMDRWRWLPQDLGLQYLITNVPEEMLRLTVNNKIITTYKTIVGKPGRTATPQLAETVQGVIFNPTWTVPQSIVKGEGLGARLLANPASARRQGYKVTKSDSGMITVVQQPGANNALGLMKLDMPNQHAIFIHDTPNRNLFDQDNRALSHGCIRTQRATELGMTMAILGADMSPEEGVEISTSGKYTRVPMSKTFPVYIVYFTYARDVNGDLHAFKDLYDRDPPVLESFAGPRPEHTGQRHSTQEVIVAQDPL